Proteins encoded in a region of the Frondihabitans sp. 762G35 genome:
- a CDS encoding type II secretion system F family protein has translation MIATGSGLAPLLDRLAVLLEAGVAPPAAWAHLARATRSGSDRRVVAGMAEALAEGRPGAPALVEVALHAEAVAPRDASPVVRLLRGLSSAPTWARRILGVAAPGAVATPGVPGAGPGDAALADAAVPCPSAVTAAEWRQVAAAWSVAEESGAPLAACLRATADAARAAQQSRRDQAVALSGPVSTARVVLALPVVGLLMGLLLGFDTLAVLIGRPVGWFCLVGAGGLVSAARAWNARLVRRATPSDAVPGLDLELLAVALSGGGSWTSARSRVDRALSEFCVGSHARSPAVEIDTLVDLSEGAGVPAAGLLRAAADECRRDARARSAVAAERLGIALMLPLGVCILPAFLLVGVVPLFVALLSSTGFGAA, from the coding sequence GTGATCGCCACGGGCAGCGGTCTCGCCCCGCTGCTCGACCGACTCGCCGTCCTCCTGGAGGCCGGAGTCGCGCCTCCTGCGGCCTGGGCCCACCTCGCCCGCGCGACGCGGAGCGGCTCCGACAGGAGAGTCGTCGCCGGGATGGCGGAAGCGCTCGCGGAGGGACGGCCCGGGGCTCCGGCACTGGTGGAGGTCGCTCTGCACGCCGAGGCCGTGGCGCCGCGGGACGCGTCGCCGGTGGTGCGACTGCTCCGGGGCCTGTCGTCCGCGCCGACCTGGGCGCGCAGGATCCTCGGGGTCGCGGCTCCGGGTGCTGTCGCCACCCCGGGCGTGCCCGGTGCGGGGCCGGGTGATGCGGCGCTGGCGGATGCGGCCGTGCCGTGCCCCTCCGCCGTCACGGCCGCGGAGTGGCGCCAGGTCGCGGCCGCGTGGTCGGTCGCCGAGGAGTCGGGGGCGCCCCTCGCGGCGTGCCTGCGCGCGACCGCCGACGCGGCGCGAGCCGCTCAGCAGTCCCGCCGCGACCAGGCCGTCGCGCTCAGCGGCCCGGTCTCGACCGCTCGCGTGGTGCTCGCCCTGCCCGTCGTCGGCCTGCTGATGGGGCTGCTGCTCGGCTTCGACACCCTCGCGGTCCTGATCGGACGTCCGGTGGGCTGGTTCTGCCTGGTCGGTGCGGGCGGGCTGGTCTCGGCGGCCCGGGCCTGGAACGCCCGTCTGGTGCGGCGCGCGACGCCGTCCGACGCGGTTCCGGGGCTCGACCTCGAGCTCCTCGCGGTGGCCCTCTCCGGCGGCGGGTCCTGGACGTCGGCCAGGAGCCGCGTCGACCGTGCGCTGTCGGAGTTCTGCGTCGGCTCTCACGCGCGGAGCCCCGCCGTCGAGATCGACACGCTGGTCGACCTCTCGGAGGGGGCGGGGGTTCCTGCGGCGGGGCTCCTGCGAGCCGCGGCCGACGAGTGCCGCCGCGATGCCCGCGCCCGATCCGCCGTGGCCGCCGAGCGGCTGGGGATCGCCCTGATGCTGCCGCTCGGGGTGTGCATCCTGCCGGCGTTCCTCCTGGTGGGGGTCGTGCCGCTGTTCGTCGCTCTCCTCTCCTCCACAGGCTTCGGTGCGGCGTGA
- a CDS encoding Rv3654c family TadE-like protein yields MSASASGRPAVSRRASAAAALRDERGAASLVAVAVLGAATALAVSAAASAALLTERHRLGATADAAAIGAADAAAGLAVGPPCVVADLVVGANGARLDSCSVEGTTVTIRVSSSRGAVRIGAAATAGQSEEEWRRRSVGSKK; encoded by the coding sequence ATGAGCGCCTCCGCAAGCGGTCGACCCGCGGTCAGCAGACGCGCGTCGGCCGCAGCGGCGCTCCGCGACGAGCGCGGGGCGGCCTCGCTCGTCGCGGTGGCCGTCCTCGGGGCCGCGACGGCGCTCGCCGTCTCCGCGGCCGCGTCGGCGGCTCTGCTGACCGAGCGCCACCGGCTGGGTGCCACCGCCGACGCCGCGGCGATCGGCGCCGCCGACGCGGCCGCGGGCCTCGCGGTCGGCCCTCCGTGCGTCGTCGCCGACCTCGTCGTCGGCGCGAACGGAGCACGACTCGACTCCTGTTCGGTCGAGGGCACCACGGTCACGATCCGGGTCTCCTCGAGTCGCGGCGCGGTGCGGATCGGCGCCGCTGCGACGGCCGGTCAGTCGGAGGAAGAGTGGAGGCGACGCAGTGTTGGTTCCAAGAAATGA
- a CDS encoding DUF4244 domain-containing protein — translation MTPSPRQKRPLYPFPIRTSVVADSPRGAGRPGALSLLRVLRGDEGAATAEYAIVIMAAVSFAGLLVTILRSDEVRGVLTDLVRQALSVG, via the coding sequence ATGACACCGTCACCTCGCCAGAAACGTCCCCTTTACCCCTTCCCCATCCGCACGAGCGTCGTCGCCGATTCCCCGCGCGGGGCCGGTCGGCCGGGGGCGCTCTCTCTTCTCCGGGTGCTCCGCGGCGACGAGGGAGCGGCGACAGCCGAGTACGCCATCGTCATCATGGCCGCGGTCTCGTTCGCGGGGCTGCTCGTCACGATCCTCCGGTCCGACGAGGTGCGCGGCGTCCTCACCGACCTGGTGCGCCAGGCACTGTCGGTCGGGTGA
- a CDS encoding TadE family type IV pilus minor pilin, with translation MSERRLRRGLADESGSVTVEFALVAPVVVVVLATVVAALGVATEAVRLADAAGIAARALGRGDDGLAERIVGALAPGASTSVERGELVCVRLERSVPLGPVAEAVPLVARSCAPEGGR, from the coding sequence GTGAGCGAGCGTCGTCTCCGGCGAGGCCTGGCCGACGAGTCCGGGTCCGTGACCGTGGAGTTCGCCCTGGTGGCCCCGGTCGTCGTCGTCGTCCTGGCGACGGTCGTCGCCGCACTCGGCGTCGCGACGGAGGCCGTCCGTCTGGCCGACGCGGCGGGGATCGCCGCGCGGGCGCTCGGTCGGGGAGACGACGGCCTCGCGGAGCGGATCGTCGGTGCCCTGGCCCCCGGCGCCTCGACCTCGGTCGAGCGCGGCGAACTCGTGTGCGTGCGCCTCGAGCGGTCCGTCCCCCTCGGCCCGGTCGCCGAGGCGGTTCCGCTCGTGGCGCGCAGCTGCGCTCCGGAGGGCGGTCGATGA
- a CDS encoding CpaF family protein — translation MTDVFVNASGEVWCDRGSGLRRIRTLHLDPTSARALAVSLVALGGRHVDEATPCADVRLADGIRVHAVLPPVSRGGALLSLRVPSVVRLGLDDLDDAGLFARVPRAAVQRLVESRANLLLTGAGGSGKTTLLGALLATADPRDRIVTLEDVAELRIDHPHVVSLEARQPNLEGAGGIDLGRLVREALRMRPDRLVVGECRGAELRELMTALNTGHDGGAGTLHANGLEAVPARLEALGALAGLSPQAVARQAVTAFDALVHLERRAESRVVSAIGELRLDADSRLAVTVAELP, via the coding sequence GTGACGGACGTCTTCGTCAACGCGTCCGGCGAGGTGTGGTGCGATCGCGGTTCGGGTCTCCGACGGATCCGGACCCTGCACCTCGACCCGACCTCGGCACGAGCTCTCGCCGTGTCGCTCGTGGCGCTCGGCGGGAGACACGTCGACGAGGCCACGCCGTGCGCGGATGTCCGACTCGCCGACGGGATCCGCGTGCACGCTGTCCTGCCCCCGGTCTCGCGGGGCGGCGCGCTTCTGTCCCTCCGCGTCCCGAGCGTCGTCCGCCTCGGTCTCGACGACCTCGACGACGCGGGACTGTTCGCGAGGGTTCCGCGCGCCGCCGTCCAGCGACTGGTCGAGTCGCGAGCCAACCTCCTTCTCACCGGCGCCGGCGGAAGCGGTAAGACGACGCTCCTCGGAGCCCTTCTCGCCACGGCCGACCCGCGCGACCGGATCGTCACGCTGGAGGACGTCGCCGAGCTCCGGATCGACCACCCCCACGTCGTCTCGCTCGAGGCGCGGCAACCGAACCTCGAGGGCGCGGGAGGCATCGATCTGGGCCGACTCGTCCGCGAGGCGCTCCGGATGCGCCCGGACCGCCTCGTCGTGGGGGAGTGCCGCGGGGCCGAACTGCGGGAGCTCATGACCGCGCTCAACACCGGCCACGACGGCGGCGCGGGAACCCTCCACGCCAACGGGCTCGAAGCCGTCCCCGCCCGGTTGGAGGCCCTGGGCGCCCTGGCCGGTCTCTCGCCCCAGGCGGTCGCGCGCCAGGCGGTCACGGCCTTCGACGCCCTCGTCCATCTCGAGAGACGCGCGGAGAGTCGCGTCGTCTCGGCGATCGGCGAGCTCCGGCTCGACGCCGACTCGCGACTCGCCGTGACCGTCGCGGAGCTTCCGTGA